The DNA sequence GGAGGAGAGCACCACCGTGCTCGAGACGAGTCTGCTCACGCCTCCGCACACGCTCGCGGACCTGGCAGCGGCAGCGGGGCTCGAGGTCGTCGCCCTGACCGCGTCGCTCGCGGGAGCCGAGTACGTCGAAGCCTCCACGCCGATGTACGCCGTGACGCTCCGTCGAGCTGCCGCGCGGGCCGCCGCTTGACGACCCTCGAACTCGTCGCCGTCGAGAAGAGCTACGGGTCGACTCGTGCGCTCGCGGACTATTCGCTGCAGGTCCCCGCGGGGCGGGTCACCGCATTCGTCGGCGCGAACGGCGCAGGAAAGTCCACCGCGATGCGGCTGCTCGGAGGCCTGCGCACCCCCGACCGCGGTGACGTGCTGCTCTCCGGGCGCGCGCTGGACACCGGGGACCGCGGTCGCATCGGGCACATGCCCGAGGAGCGCGGGCTGTATCCCGACGAACCGCTGCGCACGCAGCTCCACTACTTCGCGACCCTGATCGGCATACCGTCGCGCCGCACGCGCTCGCACGTCGAGGAGATCCTCGAACGGATCGGCGTCGCGGAGATCGCCGACCGCGCCTTCGGCGCGCTCAGCCTGGGCAACCGACAGCGGGCGCAGCTCGCGCTCGCCGTGCTCGGATCCCCCGATTTCCTGCTCCTCGACGAGCCTTTCTCCGGCCTGGACGTCGAGGGGCTGCGTCAGGTGTCGGACCTCGTCCGGAGCCTGGCGTCCGACGGGGTGGGGATCCTCGTGTCTAGCCATCAGCTGGAGGTCGTCGCAGCGATCTCCGAGCGCGTCGCCGTGATCTCCGACGGTCGGGCCGTGGTTGAAGGCGAACTCAGTGACGTCCTGAGCGCCACCGCGCGCGTCCTGCGACTCATGTTCCGTCATGAGGGACTGTCCACCGCCGATGTGCAGGCCTTCGTCGCACGCAGCGGAGGGCGCCCCCGGCGGCGCGCCGGAGCCCTGATCGTCGAGGTGGCCCTCCCCGCCGGCCACGACATCGACGGCGACCTGGTGGCCGCTGCGGCCGCCGCCGGGCCCCTTGCTTCGGTCGAGGTCGTGCAGCCCTCGCTCCGCGACATCCTGGAGGCGGACCGATGAGCGGCGCGAGCCCGCGCCGCGCGTTCGCGACGGTGTTCTTCCGGGATCTGCGCCGACAGCTCCTGACCGCCGCCCAGCTCACGCTCTTCGCCCTGATGCTCGTGGTCGTCGTACTCGTCGTGATCGCCCCGAAAATCGTCGGCTCGGGCGGGCCCTCCGCGCCGACTGTGCATGTCTCGGCACCGGACGACGTCGTCGCCGCCGTCGAAGGGTTGCAGCCGTCCTGGACGGTCACGGCGGCGGAGACGGCACCGGACGACCTCGGCG is a window from the Microbacterium sp. LWO14-1.2 genome containing:
- a CDS encoding ATP-binding cassette domain-containing protein: MTTLELVAVEKSYGSTRALADYSLQVPAGRVTAFVGANGAGKSTAMRLLGGLRTPDRGDVLLSGRALDTGDRGRIGHMPEERGLYPDEPLRTQLHYFATLIGIPSRRTRSHVEEILERIGVAEIADRAFGALSLGNRQRAQLALAVLGSPDFLLLDEPFSGLDVEGLRQVSDLVRSLASDGVGILVSSHQLEVVAAISERVAVISDGRAVVEGELSDVLSATARVLRLMFRHEGLSTADVQAFVARSGGRPRRRAGALIVEVALPAGHDIDGDLVAAAAAAGPLASVEVVQPSLRDILEADR